From Pseudomonas sp. FP2335, the proteins below share one genomic window:
- a CDS encoding pirin family protein, whose amino-acid sequence MKKLIGIYTSPRGHWVGDGFPVRTLFSYDNLGKHISPFLLLDHAGPVDFTPTTERRGVGQHPHRGFETVTIVYDGEVEHRDSTGAGGIIGPGDVQWMTAAKGIIHEEFHSEAFARKGGALEMVQLWVNLPAKDKMADAGYQTIVDTDIPLLPLADDAGQLRLIAGEFAGAKGPARTFTPIDVWDLRLNAGKPVTLDLHVGRNSALVILRGTVLVNGENVARQGQLVLFERDGRQISLEANDDAKVLLLSGEPIDEPIVGHGPFVMNTEQEIHQAFEDFHSGRFGRM is encoded by the coding sequence ATGAAAAAACTCATCGGCATCTACACCAGTCCACGCGGCCATTGGGTCGGCGACGGTTTTCCGGTGCGCACGCTGTTTTCCTACGACAACCTGGGCAAACACATCAGCCCATTCCTGTTACTGGACCACGCTGGCCCGGTGGATTTCACCCCGACCACTGAGCGTCGCGGCGTAGGCCAACACCCCCATCGCGGCTTCGAAACCGTGACCATCGTCTACGACGGCGAAGTCGAACACCGCGACTCCACCGGCGCCGGCGGCATCATCGGCCCGGGCGATGTGCAATGGATGACGGCCGCCAAAGGCATCATCCACGAAGAATTCCACTCCGAAGCCTTCGCCCGTAAAGGCGGCGCGCTGGAGATGGTGCAACTGTGGGTCAACTTGCCCGCCAAGGACAAAATGGCCGACGCGGGTTACCAGACCATCGTCGACACGGATATTCCGCTGCTGCCATTGGCGGATGACGCCGGGCAGCTGCGCTTGATCGCCGGGGAATTCGCCGGGGCCAAAGGCCCGGCGCGGACCTTTACGCCGATTGATGTGTGGGACTTGCGCCTCAATGCAGGTAAACCAGTGACCCTGGACCTGCACGTCGGGCGCAACAGCGCGCTGGTGATCCTGCGCGGTACGGTGCTGGTCAACGGCGAAAACGTCGCACGCCAGGGGCAGTTGGTATTGTTTGAGCGCGATGGCCGCCAAATCAGCCTGGAGGCCAATGACGATGCCAAGGTGTTGTTGCTCAGTGGAGAACCGATTGACGAACCGATCGTAGGGCATGGCCCGTTTGTGATGAATACTGAGCAGGAAATTCATCAGGCGTTTGAGGATTTCCACTCGGGTCGGTTTGGGCGGATGTAG